The Magnolia sinica isolate HGM2019 chromosome 10, MsV1, whole genome shotgun sequence genome includes a window with the following:
- the LOC131217530 gene encoding uncharacterized protein LOC131217530 — MFNIKTYNSKHTCTISFEAIRESETTIADDRTDIVTSKRKGRDHRQATSLISSEFGVDRMSLGLTCTAKEIQYRMSEMYGVEISYKKAWKGKEITTKQVLGSYEGSYNELPAYLHKLKKTNLGTVTELQCIRSLNLHVWRVLCVDAANLIGRYKGVLFMVTALDGNNHILPVAYGIGESENNSSWRWFLGILSKLIGNLPGLVIVSDHHKGLVSEVPNMFPHAIHGYCAHHILGNMNKACSDDSMREYFWGAVKTYRTSTFREMMRCIQMLNPTAYQFLNGIEKERWVTSFFPGMRYNIVTTNIMESMSVLFVDT, encoded by the exons ATGTTCAATATCAAGACATATAACTCGAAGCATACTTGTACCATATCGTTTGAGGCGATACGCGAATCTGAGACCACAATCGCGGATGACCGTACTGATATAGTGACCTCGAAGAGGAAGGGGAGAGATCATCGCCAAGCCACTAGTTTGATAAGTAGTGAATTTGGTGTCGATCGTATGAGTTTGGGGCTGACCTGCACGGCAAAGGAAATTCAATATCGTATGAGTGAGATGTATGGTGTTGAGATTAGTTACAAGAAAGCGTGGAAGGGTAAAGAGATAACAACCAAACAAgtcttgggatcctacgagggtTCTTATAATGAGCTCCCGGCGTATCTTCACAAGTTGAAAAAGACCAATTTAGGGACTGTGACGGAGTTGCAG TGCATCAGAAGCCTAAATTTACATGTTTggagggtgttgtgtgttgatgcTGCAAACTTAATAGGAAGGTACAAGGGCGTTCTCTTCATGGTTACTGCATTGGATGGAAACAATCACATCCTCCCTGTGGCGTATGGGATTGGAGAATCTGAGAACAATAGTAGCTGGAGGTGGTTCCTTGGGATTTTATCCAAGTTAATCGGGAATCTTCCAGGACTAGTGATAGTGTCAGATCATCACAAAGGATTGGTTAGTGAAGTCCCTAACATGTTCCCGCATGCGATCCATGGATATTGTGCTCATCACATACTTGGAAACATGAACAAGGCATGTTCAGATGATTCAATGAGGGAATACTTTTGGGGTGCTGTTAAGACGTACCGGACATCAACGTTTCGAGAGATGATGCGATGCATTCAAATGTTGAATCCCACGGCGTATCAGTTCCTCAATGGtatagaaaaagaaagatgggTGACCTCTTTCTTTCCTGGCATGCGGTATAACATCGTCACCACCAACATCATGGAGAGCATGAGTGTATTGTTTGTAGATACatga